Genomic segment of Canis lupus dingo isolate Sandy chromosome 9, ASM325472v2, whole genome shotgun sequence:
CAGAACCACACTGGTATCACCAGTGAGTAGAAGCCCTGGAGCCTGCCACCTGGGGAGCCAGGCCCCTGGGGCCTGTGAGGCATGGACAGCAAGGGCATGAAGGCAAATAAAGATGGGAGAAAAGACTTCATCCAGACAATAAATGCCAAACTAGGCAGGGAGAGGGTCTGTCTGCACCCCAATTCTCCACACTCAAGGCCAAGGCAGCCACCCGGTAGCCCTTGGagaatttcttcctttccccactcTGTGCTTCCCACTGGGGAGGATGGAGAGTGAGGTACTTGGTGATtctacagagggagagggcaagagatCTCTCTTATTCACTGCCACCCCCACATGTGCATCAATCCAGGAGCTGCTTCTGCTAGAGGAATGTGGGTCCCTAGCATTGTCCCTGGCCCTGACAATGCTTGTAGGGGGGGGACGGGAGGCTGGAAGTGtgggaagggcagcccgggtgggagtgaggatggggtgggagtgagggacATGCAGGAAGACTCTTACCCTAAAATTCACTTTCTGGATCACTTGCTGAGCATCACTCTCCAGAATCACGCTACAAGATGAGAGAGGAACCAAGAAGAGAAAATCAGTGCTATGACTCTGCCCTCTGCGGCCTTTCCCGGCtgagccccttccctcccttacCATATGCTGCAGGCATCCCCTCCAAGGCACCTTCCCACTGATACTCCTCGGCCAGAGCTCTCCCTCCCTATGGACAGCCCTCAGCTTTGATTCCTCTACACTTCAAACCTGGTGGTCACACACTTGGTGGTCATGGTTACAAGCTCTGGAATAGGGTGAGGGCAGTCCAGTCTAGAATGATCACAGAGTCAAAAGCAAGAGACCAACAAACTTTGAGCTCTTGAAAGTTCACTTCACGTTCTGGATCTAGGGAGATGGAGTCAGATGTTGTGAAGGAAGGGAGGGTGCCTGGGGACTCCACCTGTTTCACTAGGATTCTGTGCCATGGGGTCATGCCATACAAGAAATAGAACACTTAAAACCAggatctgggcacctgggtggcttaatggttgagcatctgtctttggctcaggtcttgttcccggagtctggggatcgagtcctgcatcaagttccccacagagaacctgcttctccctctgcccgtgtctctgcctctctctctctctctctcatgaataaatgagtaaagcctttatattttttaaagattttatttatttattctagagagagagagagagagagagagaggcagagacacgggcagagggagaagcaggctccatgcagggagcccgatttgggactcaatcccgggtctccaggattacgccctgggctgaaggcggcgccaaaccgctgagccacccaggctgcccgagtaaaacctttaaaaccaGAATCTATCTTCCCTTTTGATAGATCCAAGTATCAAGGCTTTTCTTGGCCAGCAAGCAGTCTTTCACCATGCAGTGGGGGCACAGGGGAGCTTTGTGGGTATGGGCAGGGGTGCCCGTGTGAGGGCTGGTCACcgtgggtgggatggggggggggttTGACTGAATGTTCCTCTTCACCCAGTGAGGCTCCTCTAGGGCAGAAGCTGAGTTTTTCTTTCACATCAATCCCAGGGAAGTGAACAGATATATCTTGAGAGCCTCTTTCAGGCCTCATCACTGGGACACTGGGCACCCCTTCACCAGAGATCCTTTCACCCATAAAGACAGAGACCTACCCAGCCAAGGCTCCAGTTCAGGCACTGTCTCAACTGACATGTCCCTGGTTTTCCTTAGAGTGAAACTGAgctcctgggtggggggcagagactaGGCCTTCTGGGGCACAGGCCTAGAGGCATATAAAGCTTATATCCTCCCTGACACAGGCTCTTCCAAGGCcctcattttgtatttataaatataaaatgtgtgtgtgtgtgtgtgtgtgtgtgtgtgtgtgtgtttgtgtgtgttcctTAAAGAGGTTCCACAAAATTGTATATACTTCTGGTCCCACTCATTTTGGGTTTCTGCCAATTAGCAAGAGGCATTGCCGCAACAGGCAGTggatggagagggaaggaggagggaaggagagagggctTGCACAGCACCCCACCTCCCTGAGTGTACAGTGTCCTCGTAGGAAGAGCACAGTCTCTGGAACTATGCACATGGTGTCTGATCTTGGCCCTGCTGCTCCCTTGCCATGGGACGCTGGGCAGGTCGCTTgaatctctgagcctcagcttcctcgtcTATAAACTGGATGTTATGAAAGAGGCACGTATTTACGGTGATTGGTTTCTCTTATCCTTCCCCCAGAGCCAgaacttctttttctccccccacatCACCTGCGATGGAAATAGACTAACCGGCCCTTCTCAAAAGGGCTCCGGGCTTCCCAGGAATATCACAGCAGAGCGGTAGGAGGTGATGTTCCTGGGAAGAGAGCCGTGAGCTCCACCTGCCTCACCTCAAGTAATCCCCATATCCTCTGGGTAGTTATCTTATCCACACTGGAAAGATGGGGAAAGGAAGGCTGAGGGAGTAAAAGCAACCAGTCCGGTCATGGTCTAGCTGAGGCTGGGATGGAGCTCTAAGAGGGGAGGTGTGGAGGCAGCAGGGGGCTGAATGGAGATCTCCCAGGGAGCCGCAGAGGCCTGTGCTACCCCTTTTTTCCTGGGCACCAGACAGCAAACCATTTCCCCAGACCCCGCCTATTCAACAGTTGGCCATAGTTGGACATGAGGTTGCTTTCTTGTTTGCTTGACTTTGGCTAACACTGAGATCAGCTTCCATCCTCATGAGCggggtgagggaagggagggaggactTGGCCAGAGAGCCAACAATGTGCTTGGTACAATCTAGAGCAGATGACCCCCAAAGGCACCTCCCACGGTGAGTGTCCCTGAGCAGCCCCTCTTCTCTGAGACCTCTCCTCACCCGCCATCCACAATCTCGTCCAGCACCAAGAAGGCTCCGTCCATGTTCTCCAGCAACCAGCGCTTCTCCACATTCTTCCTGGAGGCAGACACAGTTCCTGGACCTCTCCATGGCCAGGAGGACCTGGGTTTCTGCCTAAGTGAGGCAgaccctctctctccaccccttcccccacccttatCCCTGAGGAGCACGGGGAAGGAGAATGTACAGGACAGTGAGGGTGATACCTATGCAAGGGATTCCTTAGCCCCCCTTTGCCCAAACTCTCACATGCGGGGCACTGACACTGCACCACCAAGTTACCCCTAATGCATTTCATGGCTAGGTCAGATGCTACAGCTGTACGATAGTTAATTGTTTTGActgtagatatttatttttgcattatgTTGACTCAGTTTACCTAGGCCATGTTCACTGGGACAGACAGATACCAGGTACCTGAATGGGGGTGCAGTGAAAACCATCCTGAGCTTCAAGTCAAAAAACCTGAGCTTGAGTCTCTGTTCTGATATAAACAGACTGTAACCCCAGGCAGATCACCTCACTTCTCTGGACCTCATTTTCTGGCCATACCCTCACATAGCTCTGCTCTGGGGACATCAAGGTGGTCTGCTAAAGGGCAGGGGGCCTTGGAGGAGGATGCTCTGGCTCCAGTCTTAGTCTTTTGAGGACTTCaggaggaaagcagaggaagagtCCTGCCTCTGTGATGTAGCAAGGGGGGGTGAGGGCCTTGGAGGGCAGAGGACCTCACTTACCTTAACACGTGGCTCAGGGACTCAAACAGACAGGTGAGAACGGACATGAGCATCAGCTGAGGATGGGTGCATATGGGAGGAGGAGAACAAGAGAGCTTGTGGTTGAGAAGGCCAAAACTCCTTTTGGCCTTCTCAGAGCCTACCTGTTTGGCTAGTTGTCCCTTTTCAGAGAGGATGGAGCTGGCAACTGCAGCTTGACCTCAAGGGTGCCCTCCCGTACATGGGGTGCCCTCCCCCACTGTGGGACACTGAGTGTATCCCTCCCTAGtgatatttaaagaagagataaaggctccctgcccaggacttCATTTCTGGCTCCCAAGGAACCTAAGAGGCAACATGGAAATGTACCATTCTAGAAAGAATCATTCCAGCTGCTCCCAGCCCCCAGAAGGAGGGGTACCTAATGATAAGCCTTCAGAACCCAGCTTCTACCCCCGAATCCAAGCTCTGGACAGACCCTCTCTGTCACCCCAACCTCCTGAATTCACCTCATTCTCGTTGGAGGAGCCCACCACATACAGGAAGAGATCAATGCTGCTCTTGTAGACGATGGTCATGCCTCCGAAAAATGCAATCTCACCTAGAAGTGGAGGAGGCTTTCAGGTCTGGCCACCTCTGCCGGACCCCTCTTCCTGATCTCcagccctgcttctctccccctttctccttcttcacTTTCCAAGGAACCCTTGAAAAGACTAGCACTAAGGATACCACCATTAGGCTACTTGGTGTCCTTTCCCCCAACCCCTACTCTACTTCTGGTGATTGTCTCATTCTGAGTAGTCCACAAATCCAGTGCAGGGGCAACCTTCGGTTCCCCCTCCCACCACGTAAACACCTTGTTCCAGCTCCAGGCTGGTGGGGGACATACAGGTAGTTGGCACCTTCTGCGGAAAGAGAGGTCTGGGTATGTTGGGGGTGGAGTGTGGTGGGGGTTAGAGAGGGATGGGGAGTgaaggctccccaaagggagggagaggagaacagctgagagggagaggaaaaagaaccTATAAGGAAAGGGGATGGCCTGTGGGTATGTATGGCCGACAGGGACAGATGTGTCCAGATGGAGGGGATGGCGATGTGCATCTGAGAGTTCTGGGCAAGGAAGAGGCGGACACTTACTGTCAGTCCGGCTGGTCTTGTTGAAGACATTTTTCTCGAAGGCCATCTGCTCCTTCAAGGAGGGGAATGTATCATCATAATACtatgagaaagggaaggagaaggggtgATAGCTTTTCCACTGAGCCTGGCTCCTCCGTGGATGGGAGGCAGAGCATGGTCGGTGCTGGCCAAACAGAGCCCCATCTCCTGTCTGTTGCCTTCTAGGCCTCTGTGCTCACTGTTTTCACTGCAGACACACATTTTAAGCAAAGAAAGTCATAAAATATAGAGGAATTTTAAGCGCTGTATTTGGAGTCTCCTCCTGATTTCCCGGAAGCTTTTGTACATTTGGCTGATGTTTGGTGTGCTGAGGATGGGGATGGTCAGTGGGTCACCCTGTTGCTACAGAAACCCGAGTCCCCAGGAAAGATGGCAGAGCCGAGGGCCCCTTATCACAGCAATGACAATCATAGCAGCTACTCCATTATCCCCATTCTGTTGATGGGGGCACAGAGGTGGAAAGAAGTCAGCTAACTTCCCCGAGGTCTCACATTTGTAAGGTGCAGAGCCAAGGATGGTCTAACTTTAGACAGGGTTGTGGTGAAGACCAAATATCTAAGGGAAAGTGCCTAGCACTCACTGCATAACTAGATTGATGCTTTTTCGTTTGGGTTTGGTGAACCTCTTTCTCTGACTCAGTTTCTTAAACTGAACATGGATGGGTCCTGCGAGGAGAAGGCCCCAGAGCCTTTCGCATGGCTATCCACCTCTGATCATCTGCAGGAGCAAAGTGTGACCGGCTCAGCTTTCAATTTTCTGGATGTGGATTTTGCCACTTAGTACCCCATCTGCAGGCAAATGAGTAGCCTCCCTGCTGACTGCTGCTGTGGTGAACGAGCTCACTTGAgtatcaggaaaacaaaaagtttcaGTCCCAAACGAACAAACTAGTCTATAATGCATTTCATAGCTAGTTTAAGTGCCATAGCCCTACTGTAGTTAACTGTGTTGAtgatagacatttatttttggaatattctAGTTTGGTTTACCCAGGCTATGTGGCACAGACACCAGAGAACTGAATAGTTGGTGCAGTGAAAATCAGCCTTCTGAGTTTCAAGTCAAAATACCTGAGTTTAGATCTGCGTTCTGCTAGTAATACTTGTGACCTCGGGCAACTCATTTGGCTTCTCTAGgccacatttttcttcatttgtgaaatgagagaGTCAGACTGTATAGTCTCTAAGACCTTGTCTGGTTCTAAATTCTCAGGCTCCTCAGATTAATCCTTAGTGTTTCCcaaactgcagaagaaaagtgGACATTGCTCATATAGCATGTGAGGGCCAGGACTCCTGGGTTCCAGGCTCAACACTCCCCTGACCTCTCAGGGGGCCCCTTCCATGCTCAAGGTCCAGCTGGCCAGTGGAAAGAGTGATGAGAAGCCATTTCAGGGAATGTGAGTGGAAACAGAGGAGCCACACTCCCCACTCCAGGGGCCAGCTGTCTCACAAGGCAGGAGGATGGACAGAAGGACCTTTGGAAGGGTCTGAGTTGCTCTGAGTCACAGAGCCCACAGTAGGGTCTCTCCTAGGATGGAAGGTTCAGCTGGGTGGGGACTCCTGTTCCCAGGGCTGTGGCACAGCGTCCTCAGGGGCCTTCCAGGGAGGGTGGGAGGTTACCTTGGCCAGGAGGCGGTGTCCATCATTATCTAGGATGAAAACAGCCTTGATGGTGTAGAGGGAAGGTTCCTGCAACTGACACCAGGGGAGAGCTCCGTTGGCTCCTGACCCAAGGCAGACACCTGCCCTTGGCTCTATGGCATCTGCTGGCCTCAGGAGTCCATCCTCAAGGTCCAGCGACCCGAAAGGTCCACAGCTGGATCTGGCCCAACCCTGGGCTACACAGGCCAACTCCAGTGCCTGCTCCACTCCCGGGCGGATGTTCCACTGCAGGCCCCGGGTGGGCGCTGTGCCCATTGGGTGCAGAAGGTCCGTCCGGGCCCAAGTTCTGTCATGCACTGACTGCTCCAGAGCCCGAGTCGGAGTGTATCACAGAACCTGGGCCGGGGGGACAGCGGCGCCGAGCCTCCTCCTTCCAGCGGACCCCGGGCCGAGGCTGGACCCGCGCTCTCAgcgcgcccccagccccctggcccggggaggggagccccaggagcccgcaagtcagccccccgcccccaagagCTCGAGCCGCgggcgctccccgccccccccgccccgcagccgaACCtcggtcccccccccccccccccccccgccccagccgtGCCCATCGCCACTCCGAACTCATCCAGAACTTCAGTCCCCCGCGCACTCGGGCCCGGCCTCCTCGCCGCTCCGCGCCCGGAGAACTTCTGCTCCCTGCCCTGtcccgggccccctccccgggcGCTCGGCGGGGGCCCCCAAGTTCCCCGGCGCTGGCGCGCGCGCCCTCAGTGGCGACCCCCCTCACCCCGCAGCCGGGCCCCGGCGCCCGCCCGCTCCGTACCCGCAGCCCCGCCGGCTCCCCGGCTCGGACGGGCGGCGCCGGGCCCCCGGCCTGGGCcgccgcggccccctcccccgggtGCGGACGTGGCCAGGCCTCCGGCCGCTGCATTCCGCTCGCCGCCTCGCGCTGAcagcgccgcccgccgccccgcctccgcccgccccgcccgcgggccgccccccgggccgccccccgccgccgccgcccgtgcagcccccgcggcccgggcctcgcgccctcccccggggccccgcggTGCGTGTCTTTCCCTCTCCGCGTGGCCCCTTCCTGCCACCCGCCCACCCGCCAGCGCCCCAAAGCCCAGCTCTCCTTCCCCCGCTTCTCCTCCTCTGCGCTCCCCCCGGTTTCGCCCAGTCCAGAACTCTCCGAATGTTCGGGCGTCCCGGGACCAGCCCTGCTTTCCCCTGCCGCCGACCCCCTGGCCCGTAGGGTAGGCTGGCTGCGGTGTCCGCAGGCTGCCCCGGGCCAGCAGAAAACACCCGCAAAGCCCAGGTTTGTCTCTGAACTCCTGGTAGATTCCTGGGTGACAAAATATCTCAGGtcatcgcccccccccccccccccccccccccccccccccgggctcagGACAGGTTCTAGGAGTGAAGGCAGGCAAGAACAGTTCTAGGGAGACCCCTCTCTGCAGAAAAGTTTCTCCCACTCCTCAGGAAGGGGAGCCATGGCCCATGGCCCAGACACCTCCCCAGGTTCTCCCAAGGCACAGACAGGAAGGACAATCTGGGGCAGGACAGATGCCTAGCAGCACAGATGCTTCACCAATGGCATCAGGCGTTGCTGTGCTTTAGTTTCTTTGGTCTGAGTACATGGGAGTTCAAACTTTCACTTTGGGATACTTCTTGTGGCCAGTGGGAAATTCACACTCCAAAGGTACAAAGGCAATGGTACTTACCTGTTTGCCCATAACACTACCATGCATGTATTTTacgtttatttttattaagattttatttatgtattcatgagagagagagagagagagagagagagacttaggcagggagggagaagcaggctcctccagggagcccgatgcgggactccatcccagatccccgGGATCtctccctgagcccaagggagttgctcaaagactgagccacccatgtatccCTGTATTTTGCATTTAAACACCGTTACATTCATTACCTAATACAACTCACACCTGTGATATAGGTACTATCACGCACATTTTAATGGGTGGGGAGACAGAGTTTGTGTGATCTGATCAGGATGGTACAGCTAATAAAGACTGTGTAGTTGAATGAGGAGGGGAGCCAGGTTTTAGGCTCAACATTGCTTTTTCATTCTCCTCAAGGCCTCTTAACACTGTGTACCACACCCACTCATCCCCACCACTGCCTGGGAGTGGGCTCTTCCTCTGCTGAGGAAGGTCTTCTCACTATTCAGGGTCGACTTCATCACCAAAGGGAACCTAACCCACCAGATCTAACTTGATAGGTCTCTCCTGTCACATTCTGTCTCAGCTCCCTACTGATTTCTTACATTGAACCTTTCTCAATCTTGAAATATCATCTTTACAGAGTTATTTACATACAAATGTGTACGGTCCTTTCCTCCACCAGACTTTGAGTCCTAGGAGAAGAGACatcatgtgtctgttttgttccgCCATGGAATTCCCGACACCCTGGACAGGGCCTGGCCTGTGATGAGTACTTAAGGAGCacttgtggttttttgtttttaaagatttatttatttattcatgagagacaca
This window contains:
- the COPZ2 gene encoding coatomer subunit zeta-2 isoform X2; its protein translation is MQRPEAWPRPHPGEGAAAAQAGGPAPPVRAGEPAGLRLQEPSLYTIKAVFILDNDGHRLLAKYYDDTFPSLKEQMAFEKNVFNKTSRTDSEIAFFGGMTIVYKSSIDLFLYVVGSSNENELMLMSVLTCLFESLSHVLRKNVEKRWLLENMDGAFLVLDEIVDGGVILESDAQQVIQKVNFRADDSSLTEQSVAQVLQSAKEQIKWSLLK
- the COPZ2 gene encoding coatomer subunit zeta-2 isoform X1, translated to MQRPEAWPRPHPGEGAAAAQAGGPAPPVRAGEPAGLRLQEPSLYTIKAVFILDNDGHRLLAKYYDDTFPSLKEQMAFEKNVFNKTSRTDSEIAFFGGMTIVYKSSIDLFLYVVGSSNENELMLMSVLTCLFESLSHVLRKNVEKRWLLENMDGAFLVLDEIVDGGVILESDAQQVIQKVNFRADDSSLTEQSVAQVSLPRLILLFWNFLPRALTTSCCDS